In Prescottella soli, a genomic segment contains:
- a CDS encoding 5-oxoprolinase/urea amidolyase family protein — protein MTAKCTVLRPGMATTVQDYPGRTGYWQIGVPPSGPMDDLSFRLGNVALGNPEGAAGFEALMAGPALRFDGPTAVCVTGAPTRVTVDGAVVPQWRPVRVPAGGALDVGAVSGPGLRIYVLVAGGLDVPEFLGSASTFTLGRFGGLDGRALREGDVLALGDAPAVAGPVPSDAVPALSDRWEIAVTEGPHGAPEFFTRTDIDTLNRTDYEVHFNSDRTGVRLTGPRPDWARPDGGEAGLHPSNIHDNAYSVGALDFTGDTPILLGPDGPSLGGFVCPVTVVASDRWKLGQLAPGNTVRFVPVRSARAASKRELGTGRRASLPAVLSTGGDGDDGVIARRDGDTAVTYRRSGDDNVLVEYGDMTLDLALRARVHALHRRLAAERPDGLLDLTPGVRSLQVRVDPDVLPVPTLLGLLAEAEDGIPAANELVVPSRTVRMPLSWDDPATREAIARYMHGVRADAPWCPWNIEFIRRMNGLDSVNDVFDTVFGADYMVLGLGDVYLGAPVATPLDPRHRLVTTKYNPARTWTPENAVGIGGAYLCIYGMEGPGGYQFVGRTTQVWNHRHPQSSGPFEDGTPWLLRCFDRISWYPVEPDELLELRADLAAGRGPGGIEIADGSFSLADHEEFLADNEASIGAFRATQALAFADERRRWADAGEFTRR, from the coding sequence GTGACCGCCAAGTGCACCGTCCTGCGCCCGGGCATGGCCACCACCGTCCAGGACTACCCGGGCCGGACCGGGTACTGGCAGATCGGGGTGCCGCCGTCGGGGCCGATGGACGACCTGTCGTTCCGCCTCGGCAACGTCGCCCTCGGAAACCCGGAGGGCGCGGCGGGATTCGAGGCCCTCATGGCCGGACCGGCGCTGCGCTTCGACGGGCCCACCGCCGTGTGCGTCACCGGGGCACCCACCCGGGTCACCGTCGACGGCGCCGTCGTCCCGCAGTGGCGCCCGGTCCGCGTCCCCGCCGGGGGAGCGCTCGACGTCGGCGCGGTGTCGGGCCCGGGGCTGCGGATCTACGTGCTCGTCGCGGGCGGACTCGACGTCCCCGAGTTCCTCGGCAGCGCTTCGACGTTCACGCTCGGTCGATTCGGCGGCCTCGACGGGCGCGCCCTCCGTGAGGGTGACGTGCTGGCGCTCGGTGACGCACCGGCGGTGGCGGGACCGGTCCCGTCCGACGCGGTTCCGGCGCTGTCGGACCGCTGGGAGATCGCGGTGACCGAGGGTCCGCACGGCGCCCCGGAGTTCTTCACCCGCACCGACATCGACACGCTGAACCGCACCGACTACGAGGTGCACTTCAACTCCGACCGCACCGGCGTGCGGCTCACCGGCCCCAGACCGGACTGGGCCCGTCCCGACGGCGGCGAGGCGGGGCTGCATCCGTCGAACATCCACGACAACGCGTACTCGGTCGGCGCGCTGGACTTCACGGGCGACACCCCGATCCTGCTGGGACCCGACGGGCCCAGCCTCGGTGGGTTCGTGTGTCCGGTGACGGTCGTCGCCTCCGACCGGTGGAAGCTCGGTCAGCTCGCGCCCGGCAACACGGTGCGGTTCGTGCCGGTGCGGTCCGCGCGGGCGGCGTCGAAGCGTGAGCTCGGGACGGGACGGCGCGCGTCGCTCCCGGCGGTGCTCTCGACCGGCGGAGACGGCGACGACGGCGTCATCGCCCGCCGGGACGGGGACACCGCGGTCACCTATCGCCGCTCGGGTGACGACAACGTCCTCGTCGAGTACGGCGACATGACCCTCGACCTGGCGCTGCGGGCCCGCGTGCACGCACTGCACCGGCGGCTCGCCGCGGAGCGGCCCGACGGTCTGCTCGACCTGACGCCCGGCGTCCGGTCGTTGCAGGTGCGGGTCGACCCCGACGTCCTGCCGGTGCCGACGCTGCTCGGGCTCCTCGCCGAGGCCGAGGACGGAATACCCGCCGCGAACGAACTGGTGGTGCCCAGCCGGACGGTGCGGATGCCGCTGTCGTGGGACGACCCGGCCACCCGCGAGGCCATCGCGCGGTACATGCACGGTGTCCGCGCCGACGCGCCGTGGTGCCCGTGGAACATCGAGTTCATCCGCCGGATGAACGGCCTGGACTCGGTGAACGACGTCTTCGACACGGTCTTCGGTGCCGACTACATGGTCCTCGGGTTGGGCGATGTCTACCTGGGTGCGCCGGTGGCCACCCCGCTCGACCCGCGGCACCGCCTGGTGACCACCAAGTACAACCCGGCCCGCACCTGGACGCCGGAGAACGCGGTGGGCATCGGCGGCGCGTACCTGTGCATCTACGGCATGGAGGGGCCGGGCGGCTACCAGTTCGTCGGCCGCACGACGCAGGTGTGGAACCACCGCCATCCGCAGTCGTCGGGGCCGTTCGAGGACGGGACGCCGTGGCTGTTGCGCTGCTTCGATCGGATTTCCTGGTACCCGGTGGAGCCGGACGAACTGCTCGAGCTGCGGGCCGATCTCGCGGCCGGCCGCGGGCCCGGCGGGATCGAGATCGCCGACGGCAGCTTCTCGTTGGCGGACCACGAGGAGTTCCTCGCGGACAACGAGGCGTCGATCGGGGCGTTCCGGGCAACGCAGGCACTCGCGTTCGCCGACGAGCGCCGCCGGTGGGCCGACGCGGGCGAGTTCACGCGCCGCTGA
- a CDS encoding urea amidolyase associated protein UAAP2 — translation MTTLPPAAHDPALVSGEVVLDETVAPRGPWSAVVAAGDVLTIVDLCGNQAVDTLIYAAGDHSRRYSTAATVVGQRNLFLTTGSVLRCDDGDPLMTIVADEVGNHDTVGGACSQESNTLRYGHHTRHQHACVENFLAEGARWGLGKRDLVSNINFFMNVPVDPDGALGIVDGLSAPGKRLALRAEVDALVLVSNCPQINNPCNGFDPTAVRMIVTRPREVRP, via the coding sequence ATGACCACCCTGCCTCCCGCCGCCCACGACCCGGCCCTCGTCTCGGGCGAGGTCGTCCTCGACGAGACCGTGGCCCCGCGCGGCCCCTGGTCTGCGGTCGTCGCCGCCGGCGACGTCCTGACCATCGTGGATCTGTGCGGCAACCAGGCCGTCGACACGCTGATCTACGCCGCCGGCGACCACTCCCGGCGCTACTCCACGGCCGCGACGGTCGTGGGGCAGCGCAACCTGTTCCTGACCACCGGCAGCGTGCTGCGCTGCGACGACGGTGACCCGCTCATGACGATCGTCGCCGACGAGGTCGGCAACCACGACACCGTCGGCGGCGCCTGCTCGCAGGAATCGAACACGCTGCGGTACGGGCACCACACCAGGCACCAGCACGCGTGCGTGGAGAACTTCCTGGCCGAGGGCGCGCGCTGGGGTCTCGGCAAGCGTGATCTGGTCTCGAACATCAACTTCTTCATGAACGTCCCCGTCGACCCGGACGGCGCGCTCGGCATCGTCGACGGGCTGTCCGCACCGGGCAAGCGGCTGGCGCTGCGCGCCGAAGTCGATGCACTGGTGCTGGTGTCGAACTGCCCGCAGATCAACAACCCGTGCAACGGCTTCGACCCCACCGCCGTCCGCATGATCGTCACCCGGCCGAGGGAGGTGCGACCGTGA
- a CDS encoding urea amidolyase associated protein UAAP1 — protein sequence MTTSKLADPSTDTSTTGTARAHARAQAGTGTDAMPVVPAATWPTPPAGVVADRLVWAETVPGGRYTSKVLDRGTRLRLRDLDGNACANLLLHRADAPWERLNVADTVKVPWQAYLGIGHPLLSDAGRVLATVVADTSGHHDALCGTTSVAANLEKYGAGAPHSASPAGRALFTVAGAKHDLQPRDLPPSPSFFHGVRVAPDGALTSTGTAGAGVYVDLLLHLPVIVLIANTAHPLDPAPDFATTSLEVLAWSAPDELDTLPAGDPEYRRAVLNTEDAWAALHGAALLEGKDAR from the coding sequence GTGACCACCAGCAAGCTGGCCGACCCGTCGACCGACACCTCCACGACCGGGACCGCCCGAGCGCATGCCCGGGCGCAGGCAGGAACAGGAACCGACGCGATGCCGGTGGTACCCGCCGCAACCTGGCCGACCCCGCCTGCGGGCGTCGTCGCCGACCGGCTCGTCTGGGCAGAAACGGTTCCCGGCGGCCGCTACACCTCGAAGGTGCTGGACCGTGGCACCCGACTGCGGCTGCGCGACCTGGACGGCAACGCGTGCGCGAACCTGCTTCTGCACCGCGCCGACGCGCCGTGGGAGCGCCTCAACGTCGCCGACACCGTCAAGGTCCCCTGGCAGGCCTATCTGGGCATCGGGCACCCGCTGCTCTCCGACGCCGGCCGCGTCCTGGCCACCGTCGTCGCCGACACCTCGGGTCACCACGACGCGCTGTGCGGGACCACGAGTGTGGCCGCGAACCTGGAGAAGTACGGGGCCGGGGCACCGCACTCGGCGTCGCCCGCAGGCCGTGCGCTGTTCACCGTTGCCGGCGCGAAGCACGACCTGCAGCCGCGGGACCTGCCGCCGTCGCCGTCGTTCTTCCACGGCGTACGGGTCGCGCCGGACGGGGCTCTGACCAGCACCGGAACCGCCGGAGCGGGCGTGTACGTGGACCTGCTGCTGCACCTGCCGGTGATCGTGCTGATCGCCAACACCGCCCACCCACTCGACCCGGCCCCGGACTTCGCGACGACCTCGCTCGAGGTGCTCGCGTGGTCCGCGCCCGACGAACTCGACACTCTCCCCGCCGGCGATCCCGAGTACCGCCGGGCCGTCCTCAACACCGAGGACGCCTGGGCCGCGTTGCACGGCGCCGCACTGCTCGAAGGAAAGGATGCGCGATGA
- a CDS encoding amino acid permease yields the protein MTATVTTASNDRGDLAEFGYEQQLHRSLGKFGSFAAGFSFVSILTTIFQLFGLGFGFAGPAFFWTWPVVFLGQFMVALCFAELAARYPISGAIYQWSRRLGGEIVGWFAGWFMIIAQIVTAAAAAIALQVVLPSIWSGFQVIGDDPALTSPSGAANAVLLGSILLVATTTINCIGVNWMSRINSIGVTCEIVGVVAVIGMFLTHAQRGPEVVFDTGVAGSQPGYIWAWIVSGLMAAYVMVGFGSAGELAEETHNPRQVAPRTIRLALSVSALGGGLMIVGALMAAPSLTDGRLATEGLPYVLTSILGSPWGTVLLVDVAIAVFVCTLAIQTAASRLMFSMARDGRLPASEMLSRVNRRTGTPIAPSVLIGLLCIGVLAVNVGNSAIFATLSSVCIVLIYLAYLMVTVPLLVRRLSARPSGGPGVDADGRKLFSLGVFAIPVNVAAVAYGALMVVNLSWPRAEIFNPTGEYPILQWAAPLTVLAVVLAGAACYSSRAERIPNPVTIGA from the coding sequence ATGACGGCCACCGTGACGACGGCGTCGAACGACCGGGGCGACCTGGCCGAGTTCGGCTACGAACAGCAGTTGCACCGCTCCCTCGGGAAGTTCGGCTCGTTCGCGGCCGGCTTCTCGTTCGTCTCCATTCTCACCACGATCTTCCAATTGTTCGGTCTGGGTTTCGGTTTCGCGGGTCCGGCGTTCTTCTGGACCTGGCCCGTCGTCTTCCTCGGGCAGTTCATGGTGGCGCTGTGCTTCGCCGAACTGGCGGCCCGCTATCCGATCTCCGGCGCCATCTACCAGTGGTCGCGCCGCCTGGGCGGCGAGATCGTCGGCTGGTTCGCGGGTTGGTTCATGATCATCGCGCAGATCGTCACCGCTGCCGCCGCGGCGATCGCCCTCCAGGTGGTGCTGCCGTCGATCTGGAGCGGATTCCAGGTGATCGGCGACGATCCGGCGCTGACGTCACCGAGCGGCGCTGCCAACGCCGTCCTGCTCGGCTCGATCCTGTTGGTGGCGACCACCACCATCAACTGCATCGGCGTCAACTGGATGTCGCGGATCAACAGCATCGGCGTCACCTGCGAGATCGTGGGTGTGGTCGCGGTGATCGGCATGTTCCTCACCCATGCGCAGCGTGGTCCCGAGGTGGTGTTCGACACTGGGGTCGCCGGTTCGCAGCCCGGCTACATCTGGGCCTGGATCGTGTCGGGTCTGATGGCCGCGTACGTCATGGTCGGCTTCGGCTCCGCCGGTGAACTCGCCGAGGAGACCCACAACCCGCGCCAGGTGGCGCCACGGACGATCCGGCTCGCGCTGTCGGTCTCGGCGCTCGGCGGCGGTCTGATGATCGTCGGGGCGCTGATGGCGGCCCCCAGCCTCACCGACGGCCGCCTGGCCACCGAGGGTCTGCCGTACGTGCTGACCTCGATCCTCGGTTCGCCGTGGGGGACCGTTCTGCTCGTCGACGTCGCGATCGCGGTGTTCGTCTGCACGCTCGCGATCCAGACCGCGGCGTCGCGACTGATGTTCTCGATGGCCCGCGACGGCCGACTGCCCGCGAGCGAGATGCTCTCCCGGGTCAACCGCCGCACGGGGACTCCCATCGCGCCGAGCGTGCTGATCGGCCTGCTCTGCATCGGTGTCCTCGCGGTCAACGTCGGAAACTCGGCGATATTCGCGACCCTATCGAGCGTGTGCATCGTGCTGATCTACCTGGCGTACCTCATGGTGACGGTGCCTCTGTTGGTGCGGCGCCTGTCCGCACGGCCGTCGGGCGGACCCGGTGTCGACGCTGACGGGCGAAAGCTGTTCTCGCTCGGCGTGTTCGCGATCCCGGTCAACGTCGCCGCCGTCGCATACGGGGCTCTCATGGTCGTGAACCTGTCCTGGCCGCGTGCCGAGATCTTCAATCCCACAGGCGAATACCCGATTCTCCAGTGGGCCGCCCCGCTCACTGTCCTCGCCGTGGTCCTCGCCGGTGCCGCCTGCTACTCGTCCCGCGCCGAGCGCATCCCGAACCCCGTCACGATTGGAGCCTGA